A window of Malania oleifera isolate guangnan ecotype guangnan chromosome 2, ASM2987363v1, whole genome shotgun sequence genomic DNA:
GGGCAGTTGCATCTTCACTACACCAGAGGTTGAAATTTGTAGTAGGGAACCAGCTGATTTGTGTATATGGAGAAACCGACGTTATGATAATGAAGCCCACTTCAATTCCTTATGTGAAAGCCACGAAAGAGGCATTGGAGGACTCATTCTAAGCCTTCGAGATCATAAATGTCGCAACTATAGCAGAAGGATCTCCAATCCCACGCCCTCAGATCTCCGCCGCAGTGCATATGATGGCGTCCGAAATGATCAGGCAGGGGTACCATCCAGAAAAAGGGCTCAAAAAATACCTACATAGGATTTGAAAGCCATTAATGCTTAAGGAAGCGAAAGACAGATATGGCCTTGGCTACATACCTACAGCAGCGGACTGGAGGAAAAAAGCTGAAGAGAAGAAGATGCGGAAGGTGGAAGACTCATCGGCGAAACAAGCTCTAAGGAAGGACTGTTTGTCCCATCCATCAGCCAGACCTTCATGAAAAGTAGTCAATCCAACCTGGATGCAGAATTGTGGCAACTGAGCATATCAGTGTTGGATGCTGAAGTCCCCTCAAGCACTTCTGCAGAGTGGATCCGTCATGTCCAACCAGGAGTACAACTTCAGAACTGGAGCTCTTTTGGTTTACCAGATATCATCATGTAATGATCTTTATTCAgaatttttttagttttgtttttattttgtattcCCCTAGCCATTGAAAAATCGGGGAAGCTCCttaataaaaatgaatcatgcattCCTTGCCACTTATGTGCATCTTGAAAATTAGTTGTcaaaatttgtttgttaatttcatgcaggaataaagaaaataacaacaccagaatccctcgccaagtaattgacattaactttgaaaatctaatccaTGAAACCGAAGTTGAAGATCAAGAAATGAAGTTATCCcttgaaatggaaagaatgttaaaataCGATGAAAAACCAACTTTGACCAATAGTAATCCCACCGTTGTGATTAACCTAGGGACCGAGGAAGAACCCAAGCAGGTGAAAATTGGGGCACTACTAAAGGGTGAGGAAAAGAACCAGAGGTTTGAATTGCTAAGGGAGTACCGGGACGTATTTGCCTTGTCGTACCAAGACATGCCAGGTTTAGACACGGATTTAGTGACCCACAAGATCCCACTTCACCCAAACCCGAAGCCGGAAAAATAGAAACTGAGGGGAATGTGGCTGGAAATGTTACTCAAAATAAAGGAGGAGGTACAGAAACAGTTTGAGGCAGGATTCTTGGAGGTAGCCCAATACCCTGAATGGATGGTTAACGTTGTCCCAATAATCAAAAAGAATGGTAAAGTTTGAGTTTGTGTCAACGACCGGGATTTAAATAAAGCAAGCCCTAAGGACAGCTTCCCTCTTCCGCACATTGATGTGCTAGTAGACAACACCGCGGGGcatgttttatttttcattcatgGATGATTTCTCTGGGTACAACCAGATCAAGATGGCACTTGAGGACAAGGATAAAATGACCTTCATCACATTAAGGGGGACCTTCTGCTATAGGGTCATGCCATTCAGACTAAAGAACGTCGGAGCCATATACCAGAGGGCCATGGTAACCCTCTTTCATGACTTAATGCATAAGGAGATTGAGGTTTGCATCGATGACATGATTGTTAAGTCACAAAATGAGAAGGACCACACGCCAAACTTGGAAAAAATGTTCAAGAGGCTCCGGAAGTGCCAATTAAAGTTAAACCCTGAAAAATGTACCTTCGGTGCTACGTCTGGGAAGCTATTGGGGTTTATAgtgagtgagaaagggattgagGTAGACCCTAACAAGGTCAAGGCCATTCGAGAGATGCCTAGCCCAAAGTCCAAAAAGGAGGTGCAAAGCTTATTGGGTAGGCTCAACTACATTGCTCGGTTCATATCTCAATTAACCACCACCTGCGAACCCATCTTCAAGCTGCTGAGAAAGAACAACCCAGAAAAGTGGAATGAAGAGTGCCAAGTGGCATTTGAAAAAGTAAAGGAGTACCTCTTGAACCCCCCAGTACTGGTGCCATCAGTACCCAAAAGGTCGTTAAACTTGTACCTGGCGATTTCAGAAAACTCCATGGTTGAGTGTTGGGTCAGCATGATGAGACGGGGAGAAAAGAGAGGGCCATTTATTACCTTAGCAAGAAGTTCACAGATTATGAGTCTAAGTACTCCGATCTAGAAAAAACATGTTGCGCTTTGGTATggatggtcagtcggctgaggcAATACACATGTATTACTCCACCTGGCCGATCTCCAAAATGGACCCAATTAAGTACGTGTTTGAAAAGCCCACAGTAACTGGACGAGTAGCACGATGGCAGATGTTGTTGACGGAGTATGATATTTCTTATGTCACCAGGAAAGCTATCAAGGGTAGTGTCATTGCGGAATACCTAGCTAAAAGGGTCGTGGAGGATTACCAACCTATCGAGTTCGAATTCCCAGACCAAGATATTGACTCCCTAACCCAAGGGGAAGAAGACCTCGAAGAATGGATGATGTTGTTCAATGGGGCAGCCAATGTTTGGGGACGTGGAATAGGCGCGATGCTCATATCACGAGATGGGAAACATTATCCGGTGGTAGCTAAGCTCATCTTCTCTTGTACTAACAACATAGCCGAATATGAGGCATGTATACTGGGTTTGCAAACTGCTTTGGATTGGAGTGTCAAGCGACTAACAGTAAGAGGAGACTCAACCTTGGTCATCCACCAGCTAACCAGAGAATGGGAAACTCGGGATTCCAAGCAGGTACCATATTGTGAGTACATTCAAAAGATGATAGAAGGGTTTGACAATATCAATTTCTCTCACACGCCAAGAGAGAACAATGTGATGCCTGGTGCATTGGCCACACTAGCAGCTTTATTCAAGGTAGAAGAGGGGGTGAAGATCAAAACTATTTAGATTAGAGTACAACCCGAACCTGTCCACTGCACGGTGATAGAGGAGGCCGACAAAAAACTGTGGTTTTatgatatcaaaacatacatCCAGAAAAATGAGTATCCTGAAGGGGTAGCCAGTAATGATTGGAGGACTATCAGAAGGTTGGCCATGGGTTTCTTCTTAAATGGCAAagctttgtacaaaagaaatcatgACATGACCCTCCTACGATGTGTAGAGGCACAAGAGGCCCAATAAGTCATGCGTGAGGTTCACGAGGGAGTCTGCGGTACCCATGTTAGAGGCCACTCATTGGCACGAAAAATACTTAGGAGCGGGTattattggatgaccatggagaGAGATTGCATTGGCTACGCTCGGAAGTGCCATAAGTGCCAAGTTTATAGTGATCGGATCCAAGTCCCACCGTGTTAGCTTTATTGTgatcccaagagaagggggggtgtaaattggtatttttaaatttctatcccctaggtgttcctcctaacatCAATTTGTTCAtaaccctatagtcaatctagtgcaagtaatattagAAGTTaattaaagcagtttaatcaattacacatgcaccagaaagcagtaatgaATAGGgtaacacacagatatgttatcgaggttcggccaactgcctacgtccccaccttggctaaccaacacaaggattatcacactaacttgctcacttaaatgggtggagcggcaacTATACAAACccggtcaaattaacacagggttgacctcaacctttacaccaatccttaccgggctggattaccgcccccttaggctaTGCTtggaatctcttagatatacaatcaaaaggtacagtataagggttctttcacgtaaagcaaatttttaccacaaatgcacacaatcaaaaacaccacagatgatttaaaatgtaagcttagtgtggtctagatagtttaactctcaaaggtattttctattagtgtagtacgtacgtgagagtatcaatgacaatctgtgtattttaaaatgcttcaatcaaatgtgttcacacagaataccaagcaagcatcaagaatatcaatcagaaaatatctcaatcacatgaatatgtatatgcttggattgcaaaatagataatctttgtattcagcaaatgatgtatatactcgaataaatattgccacaaagattagtgtaacaaacacaaatatcttttcacaaatagttcaataaaggtTCCACAatatatttgagtaagtttgaaagaatttttgcaagccaaaaatcaatacaaacttcctaagatgttgcaatgagaatgcaatactcggaagttcaacacaagtcttcttaggataggcttatcaaAGAAGCCTCCTAaaaatacttaggttatgctctcatgaAAAAATCGATTTACACACTCACctaatgagagagcaaacctctaaccaataacactcaagtacacttacaaatgatactgagatgaagtaggtaagtttgagtggatttggaagtaGTATAAGCAGTAGggagtatttagcttgagagagaaatatgattttagttttttcTAATCAccctttaattctcccaaatgaaagagtttatatagacataccaaaatatttgaccattgaggacctattagggattgttgaaaaagtttaatgacattttaaccaatttaacccgatttaaaaaatattaactgcggtaaaaaatcagggcaacccgagaggtccggtcgaccagaaatgtttcgatcgaccaagtctcatatggtttggttgaccaggggacttttgaattgaggtctcggttgaccaggagaagaagatttcttaattttctgaggttcggttgaccaggccattttgaaccaactagttcggtcgaccatactgctaggatttctcccgaggaccctccggtcgaccaggttgttggagaacaaaagtgctcggtcgaccagatggtcaaatgttgaccaaggagggtttcggtcgaccaggtctctttgaacaacctggttcagtcgaccaggtggttaaacttttgacccagggatgTTTCGATCAATTAGAGCTTTTTGAACttcctggttcggtcgactagatggtcaaacttttgacccaaggaggtttcggtcgaccaggccaaaatgaactgacttggctggtcgaTTGAaggtgcaccatgtgtgcatttcgctcccgtttcgaaacatacaagccctattcaagtgcctaacaaatatatgtgtagatgtgtgtatcctagggtcacttgaggtccaatttgaagacccTAAGGTCacactaaggtcattttgcattatgattggtttgagctcacaaaataaaccatacatgtgatgtgtgtacttattacaaaccaaataccctaattactatcaCAGACAAATTTCATTAACAAAATATTATAatcaagagtatgaatttgtcttcaagctttgagctttcacatgCCATTAATGATCTATTAATATGAACTTGGACATGAACTGGAtctttattaaatacaggagtatttgtcattatcaaaactaggcgAGACCTAAAAGGTCAACACACCGGCCTCGCTTCATATTTACTCCGCACCTTGGCCCTTTTCAGCCTAGGGCATGAATGTGATCGGACCAATAAACCCAAAGACCAGTAACGGACACCGTTTCATCTTTGTGGCAATCGATTATTTTACTAAATGGGTAGAAGCTGCCTCGTATTCCAGTGTCACACAGAATGTGGTAAGTTGTTTCGTCAAAATAAAGTTGATCTGCTGATACGAAATCCCTGAAAGAATAATCACAGATAATGCCAAGAACCTGAACAACGCAGTAATGACCAAGCTATGTAATCAGTTCAAGGTCAAGCACCACGGTTCAGTGCTGTATAGACCACAGATGAATGGGGTGGTGGAAGCATCCAAAAAAAACATTAAGAACATTTTggagaagatgacagaaacttaCAAAGATTGGCATAACAAGCTTCCATTCGCCTTGATGGCTTACAAGACTATATCCAGAACCTCCACGGGCGCTACTCCCTTCTCTTTGGTGTACGGGATGGAGGCAATGGTCCCTGTAGAAGTTGAGATCCCATCTCTAAGAATTCTAAAAGAAGTAGAGTTGGCTGAGGTAGAATGGGTACAATCCTAGTATGACCAGTTAAACTTGATCGAGGAGAAAAGGATAGCCGCCATGGCCCATGGACAATTGTACCAAAGAAGGATGATAAGAGCGTTTAAACGAAAAGTATGGCCCTAGTTTCAGGAGGGGGACTTAGTACTGAAAAAGATTTTATCGATTCATACGGACCCTCGCGGCAAGTGGACACTAAACTATGAAGGGCCTTATATGGTAAAGAAGGCATTCTCAGGAGGCGCCCTACTGTTGGCAAATATGGATAGAACCAACCTATTGCACCTTGTTAACTCTAATGCTATAAAGAAATATTATATCTGATGGTTGTATACATCTCCAAAGGAAATTAATGAAAGGATCACGGTGTTATTTCATGTGTTATCTCTTTGCTCATTGCTTCGATTAAATGACGAATGACCTTTTTTGGATGACCAGTTCTCCCTTAAAGAACCCAATGTTTTTAATCACTTGATGAACCTTTTTGAACTTTAAAATCGAAGCTGATTTCTTCAAAAAAGTCATTTCCAAAAATCAAACCGGGTTGGGATTTTCAAGGGTTTGGCAAATCATGCGAGACAACAATTCGTTACCAACAGGATGGCAAGCCATTTTTTCCACTACCCAAAAAGAAAATCGAAGGAACCCCTTTGCAAGCCCCTTTGAGCCTAAAAATTCTCATTCCTTGACTAACccgtcaaatgatcacacccTATGTTGGGGTAGTTTTAAAAGAGAGTTGGTCCCCAAATGGAGTTCAAGCTAAAATAGAATTAAAGAGTCCCCCATAAAAGGGAaagtaaaaataagaaaatgcagaaaaaagtaaaaaaagaaaaagaaaaagaaagaaaggacacGCTTGAGATATGATCTTTGACCAAGGATGACCCCCTTTAAGATCAAACAAAGTTTGAGCCTTGTATCCTTTTGTTCTCAAACCAATACCCGAAGCCTATGCTATGGTCCAAATAAAAGTCTTGATCGGATTGACATACATTGTTTtctcaaatgatttgttagaCTCAATGTTCAGTCTGAACTATtaaatgacctgatcctgaaaaggtacgtagggtGCTTGTTCAAAAGGACGAGTTCGGTCAAACTCTTGcaaaaatgtctcaccccaaactggggcaggatttgttgccatgggatgggtttttgagccttggtttccttattcttctgaaaacctaaatcctcgagcctacgtttcgtctcgagtcttaaagaccatccaaAGATCAAAACGTGAAGCAAAGCACCAAGATGAGCCTTGAGCAAACAATGGAAGTAAGGGCACTATTTAACCTTACAGTACCAAAAGGGTCAGTCTCCTTTTagttgaaactggggcagttgtcGCAAGAACAAGAGATTTAGTTTTCATAAATTAATGTCGATACCTTTAAGAATAGGGAATGCTGTTGTGAAAATTATCTTTTTCttgaataaattttgaatgtaataGAACAACTATTTTGCACAACTTGACGTCTTGATTCAACACATTAATGACATAAATGCATAATTATTCTCATTGTTAGGAGTCCCCCGTTTATTGAGGTTAAAAATCAGGAACCTTATACACCAGGAGGGTGTTCAGGCACCAATGGGGAACCTAAAGCATGTCAAACAATAGTAATGAAGGAATACTGGGTCGGATTCAGAGTACTCCTTCAAGCTTTGGGAATCACTGGAAGCATTAGTGATCAACTACCAGGACAGATTTTGAACATTCCTTGAGTTTTGAAGATCATGGAAAGTATTGACAGCCAGACATTGGGGCAAATTTTGAGTGCCTGTGGAAGTTTGAAAATGGTCAGAGTTGCGACAAGAAAACATTGGGACAAATTTTGAGACCCTTTTGGAATCTGAAACGCAGTAAAGACCAGTAACCAATGAAAGAAACAGGGGCAGTTGTTGAGTTCCATTAGAGTGAAGTCGGGTACTGTCGTGCTAGACTAGAACTTAAAAGTGTGGCCAAGATCTAGGATCGAGAAGAAAGGCCTTGCATCCTtatacatttcatgcatgcacttcacgcatcctcatgcatttcatgcatttagGGAAAGACATTCCCATTATAGGTAGCAACATACAGACATATCATGTAACGGgcatcatgtatatataacaacatGCCCTTGCATTCAAGCATCACAAtttagtaacatgcatacatataatagTAGAGCAccatttattcatattttcctGGTTGAATAAACATTTGAATAATCCTTTCGCATCCT
This region includes:
- the LOC131148302 gene encoding uncharacterized protein LOC131148302, translating into MTKLCNQFKVKHHGSVLYRPQMNGVVEASKKNIKNILEKMTETYKDWHNKLPFALMAYKTISRTSTGATPFSLVYGMEAMVPVEVEIPSLRILKEVELAELTPDTEKVTWKLGQLTPDTRIDFETGAANPMHR